A region from the Rhinoderma darwinii isolate aRhiDar2 chromosome 2, aRhiDar2.hap1, whole genome shotgun sequence genome encodes:
- the LOC142740362 gene encoding olfactory receptor 2AT4-like — MVNCTQTVYFELIGFSEVPQQYNLVLSFVMLIVYSTALVANGAVILLILVSHQLHQPMYIFIANLALSDLLFDTITLPRLIAKYWFKAGRMSFFECFLQLFLVHWLGCQDSFILMLMAVDRFVAICKPLRYSSIITHRVTLVSCSISWLFAVISVLVVPLLIEQLPYYGEAKVLSCFCSSSALMRSAHGDVTSTRQILLIVALTVLLIPLAIILLSYSIIIKTFHRSGSSGNWQKVFYTCTTHLVVLNLYYIPRVFVYIANYAKLILQPDINVLILCIYTYLPHIANPIIYCLRTEEIKNTIGNLLKRRIGFML, encoded by the coding sequence atggtaaattgtacTCAAACCGTTTACTTTGAACTCATTGGGTTTTCAGAAGTCCCACAACAATACAACCTGGTGCTTTCATTCGTCATGCTCATCGTCTACAGCACAGCCTTGGTAGCCAACGGCGCAGTCATCCTTCTGATATTAGTAAGCCACCAACTTCACCAACCCATGTACATCTTTATTGCCAACCTGGCCTTGTCCGACCTGCTCTTTGACACCATCACCTTGCCGAGGCTCATTGCCAAGTATTGGTTCAAAGCTGGTAGGATGTCTTTCTTCGAATGTTTCTTGCAGCTGTTTTTGGTCCATTGGTTGGGATGTCAGGATTCCTTCATTCTTATGCTTATGGCTGTTGATCGTTTCGTAGCCATCTGTAAACCATTGAGATATTCTTCCATAATCACTCATAGAGTCACCCTTGTGAGTTGTAGCATCAGCTGGCTCTTCGCGGTCATCAGCGTCTTGGTGGTGCCTTTGTTAATCGAACAACTTCCGTACTACGGAGAAGCCAAAGTCCTCAGCTGTTTCTGCTCCAGTTCTGCCCTCATGCGTTCGGCCCATGGAGACGTCACTAGCACGCGACAAATTCTTTTAATCGTTGCCCTAACCGTCCTCCTCATCCCATTGGCTATCATCCTATTGTCCTACAGCATCATAATCAAGACTTTCCACCGGTCCGGTTCTTCTGGTAACTGGCAGAAGGTTTTTTACACGTGTACCACACACTTGGTTGTTTTAAACCTCTACTACATCCCTCGGGTATTTGTCTACATTGCCAATTACGCGAAACTCATCTTACAACCTGATATTAATGTCCTTATTCTTTGTATTTACACCTATTTGCCGCATATAGCCAACCCCATCATCTACTGTCTCCGGACTGAGGAGATCAAAAACACTATCGGAAACCTTTTGAAGAGGAGGATTGGGTTCATGCTGTGA